In Triticum aestivum cultivar Chinese Spring chromosome 5B, IWGSC CS RefSeq v2.1, whole genome shotgun sequence, the following proteins share a genomic window:
- the LOC123110999 gene encoding serine/threonine-protein kinase D6PK, which produces MGSSGCSSEIVESNEDLGNAPVSGSSVLHINVKTEEKDGRRRGHPVEDELDQLLKAIDSRTYCRALSPGQAGADSLLKHGQKTPRSGPSQIEVPGICSKPVNMKQALRRHCISQASEMAAMKRLSMSPGSSSSSEAGTIHRLYASLMVQSSDGSLVHDDKKNLIEISITPEKISKNLSRGTSGFSEDCDFETADGSAVTSIHSASSTSTDIQKVRIQDVISGDPVESESSIVQNGKTHKQVSAATDDSPSRIPILIKPITTSRLVKPVFRCKTSSKSKMKEEQPSLGNSSNSTKFCSSKESISHVSTSSSSASSISNPTSCAEGEINPGPEKCDERSSEWLTLEKGECSQNSKSSISEYGCSTSISDESQFGLCGYNNRPHMVKDLCWITIRQLALQQGPLGLDNFRLLKRLGCGDIGTVYLAELVDSDCLFALKVMDIEYLISRKKMLRAQAEREILEMLDHPFLPTLYAHFTTDNLSCLVMEYCPGGDLHVLRQRQPGRSFPEPSARFYVAEVLLALEYLHMLGVIYRDLKPENILVRDDGHIMLSDFDLSLRCSVSAVLLRSSSVAANHQPKKLTSPCAESYCINSSCLQPSCAQTSCFRPRPWVPKPRKPKSSLKRLPQLVVEPTEARSNSFVGTHEYLAPEIIKGDGHGSAVDWWTFGVFLYELLYGRTPFRGPGNDETLANVVSQNLRFPDNPVVSSNAKDLIRGLLVKEPENRLGTLRGAAEIKQHPFFEGLNWALIRSAAPPETRPCDVVTLATVRKKKEGKCLDFRSPEELEFEVF; this is translated from the exons ATGGGGTCGTCCGGTTGCAGCTCTGAGATAGTTGAGTCCAACGAAGACTTGGGTAATGCGCCCGTTAGTGGCTCCAGCGTGCTGCATATCAATGTGAAAACTGAGGAGAAAGATGGAAGACGTCGTGGTCATCCTGTGGAAGATGAGCTCGACCAGCTTCTTAAGGCGATTGATAGCAGGACTTACTGTCGAGCACTTAGCCCCGGCCAGGCCGGGGCAGATTCTTTGTTGAAGCATGGTCAAAAGACACCTAGGTCAGGGCCATCTCAAATTGAAGTCCCTGGGATATGCTCCAAACCTGTCAATATGAAGCAGGCACTGAGAAGGCATTGCATTTCCCAGGCGTCAGAAATGGCTGCAATGAAGAGGTTGTCGATGTCGCCTGGGTCATCGAGTTCATCTGAAGCAGGGACTATCCACAGGCTTTATGCCTCCTTGATGGTTCAGAGCAGTGATGGAAGCCTTGTGCATGATGATAAAAAGAACTTGATTGAGATATCAATCACTCCAGAAAAGATTAGTAAGAATCTATCTAGAGGAACAAGTGGCTTTAGTGAAGACTGTGATTTTGAGACAGCTGATGGAAGTGCAGTCACCTCCATCCATTCTGCATCTTCTACCTCAACTGATATACAAAAGGTCAGGATCCAAGATGTCATCAGTGGTGACCCTGTAGAAAGTGAGAGCTCCATTGTGCAAAATGGAAAAACGCATAAACAAGTTTCTGCGGCTACTGATGATAGTCCATCCAGAATCCCCATATTGATCAAACCCATCACAACATCCCGGCTCGTGAAGCCAGTTTTTCGATGCAAAACCAGCAGTAAGAGTAAAATGAAAGAAGAACAACCTTCACTTGGTAATTCTTCCAATAGTACTAAATTCTGCTCTTCAAAGGAATCCATTTCCCATGTATCAACCAGCTCCTCTTCGGCGTCCAGCATTAGTAATCCCACCAGCTGTGCAGAAGGGGAGATAAATCCAGGACCAGAAAAATGTGATGAGAGGTCGTCTGAATGGCTAACATTGGAAAAAGGTGAGTGCTCCCAGAATTCAAAGAGCAGCATTAGTGAGTATGGATGTAGCACTAGTATCAGCGATGAGAGCCAATTTGGCTTATGTGGCTATAACAACAGGCCCCATATGGTGAAGGATCTCTGTTGGATAACCATTCGCCAGTTGGCGTTGCAACAGGGACCCTTAGGACTCGACAACTTTAGGCTTCTGAAGAGGCTTGGATGTGGGGATATCGGGACTGTGTATCTTGCAGAATTGGTTGATTCAGATTGCTTGTTTGCTTTGAAGGTTATGGATATTGAGTACCTGATTAGTAGGAAAAAGATGCTACGAGCACAGGCTGAGAGAGAGATACTAGAAATGCTGGATCATCCTTTTCTTCCTACTCTTTATGCCCATTTTACGACAGACAATCTCTCATGCTTAGTCATGGAGTACTGTCCGGGTGGTGATTTGCACGTTCTTCGTCAAAGACAACCCGGTAGAAGCTTCCCAGAGCCATCTGCGAG GTTTTATGTTGCAGAAGTTCTCCTCGCGCTGGAATATCTTCACATGCTGGGAGTCATATACCGTGATCTTAAGCCAGAGAATATCCTGGTCCGCGATGATGGTCACATCATGCTATCAGATTTTGATCTCTCGTTAAGGTGTTCTGTTAGCGCCGTGCTCCTCCGGTCATCCTCGGTAGCAGCGAATCACCAACCAAAGAAGCTTACAAGCCCTTGTGCAGAGAGCTACTGCATCAACTCGTCGTGCCTCCAGCCCTCTTGTGCCCAAACGTCTTGTTTCAGGCCACGCCCCTGGGTACCGAAGCCTAGGAAGCCTAAATCTTCCCTGAAGAGGCTGCCTCAACTTGTTGTGGAGCCTACAGAAGCACGCTCCAATTCCTTTGTTGGCACACATGAGTATCTTGCACCAGAAATCATCAAAGGGGATGGTCACGGGAGTGCTGTTGACTGGTGGACGTTTGGTGTGTTCCTTTATGAACTTTTGTATGGTAGGACACCCTTCAGAGGTCCTGGGAATGATGAAACATTGGCAAATGTTGTTTCCCAGAATCTCCGGTTCCCGGATAACCCGGTTGTCAGCAGCAATGCAAAGGATCTCATCAGAGGATTGCTAGTCAAGGAGCCGGAGAACAGGCTGGGAACGTTGAGAGGAGCAGCTGAAATCAAGCAGCACCCTTTCTTTGAAGGGCTGAACTGGGCCTTGATACGATCTGCTGCCCCACCAGAGACACGGCCTTGCGATGTCGTGACTCTTGCGACGGTGCGGAAGAAGAAAGAAGGCAAATGTCTGGACTTCAGGAGCCCCGAGGAGCTGGAGTTTGAAGTTTTCTAG